A part of Penaeus chinensis breed Huanghai No. 1 chromosome 6, ASM1920278v2, whole genome shotgun sequence genomic DNA contains:
- the LOC125026689 gene encoding uncharacterized protein LOC125026689: MRFSRSYFTYKRALRIFLISFAVTALIYVSSTEDVVHRSLGARSVSSVPMTPDSKAENSLSQIEERARGPLAADDPGVIQLLRTKYLDPPSSLPYNLREDPPDDLYYTSYKKKFPTWPFINSVLKDFYEGRTPGFFVEAGALDGEYLSNTLLLERHFHWTGLLVEAEKESYVVLRDKHRKAWSSPACLATKPYPHSVVLTTFRNEGRQANWLDRGAARIETDPLANGGPGYKSYRVVQCFPSLTFFMALNVTKVDVFSLDVEGVEVDILRSFPFDKIIVDVWVIEHVLPPGKSFSTSPLWHNEDPEFIAFMEARGYYLFDMFCSVITDYIFVRRDSEVFERLGVPEELWTRRGLCLEKPKFEPNRTEYLLVDLRDKRHWPTLLYSG; encoded by the exons ATGCGTTTTTCAAGAAGCTACTTCACTTATAAACGAGCCCTGCGCATCTTCTTAATTTCCTTCGCTGTT ACTGCGCTCATATATGTATCTTCGACTGAGGACGTGGTTCACCGTAGCCTGGGGGCGAGAAGTGTATCCTCCGTCCCTATGACACCTGATTCTAAGGCTGAGAATTCTCTGTCGCAA ATCGAGGAAAGGGCGAGAGGACCCTTAGCCGCAGACGACCCGGGTGTTATTCAGCTCTTAAGGACGAAGTACCtcgaccccccttcctcccttccttacaaCCTACGCGAAGATCCTCCTGACGACCTGTACTACACCTCCTACAAGAAGAAGTTCCCGACATGGCCCTTCATCAACAGCGTCCTCAAGGATTTCTACGAGGGACGTACTCCAGGATTCTTCGTGGAGGCCGGTGCTCTGGACGGGGAGTACCTCTCGAACACCCTGCTACTCGAGAGGCACTTCCACTGGACGGGACTCCTGGTGGAGGCCGAGAAGGAGAGTTACGTCGTGTTAAGGGACAAGCACAGGAAGGCGTGGTCGTCGCCCGCTTGCCTTGCCACCAAGCCCTACCCTCACTCGGTCGTCCTCACCACCTTCAGGAATGAGGGTCGTCAGGCTAACTGGCTGGACCGAGGAGCGGCGAGGATCGAAACG GATCCCTTGGCCAACGGAGGTCCTGGCTACAAATCCTATCGCGTCGTCCAgtgcttcccttcccttaccttcttcATGGCCCTCAACGTCACCAAAGTCGATGTCTTTAGCCTCGACGTCGAGGGCGTCGAGGTGGACATCCTGCGATCCTTTCCCTTCGACAAGATCATCGTCGACGTGTGGGTCATCGAGCACGTCCTTCCGCCCGGAAAGTCCTTCTCGACGTCCCCCTTGTGGCATAACGAAGACCCAGAGTTCATAGCCTTCATGGAAGCTCGTGGGTATTACCTATTCGACATGTTCTGTTCCGTCATCAcggattacatcttcgtcaggaGGGACAGCGAGGTCTTCGAGAGACTAGGTGTCCCGGAGGAGCTGTGGACGCGAAGGGGCCTGTGTCTTGAGAAGCCTAAGTTTGAACCGAACAGAACCGAATATTTGCTTGTGGACTTGAGGGATAAACGCCATTGGCCGACGCTCTTGTACTCCGGTtag
- the LOC125026681 gene encoding uncharacterized protein LOC125026681: protein MEGVPVRWHGRMVIYGSLVLLLKILPATTGLSDAPSYPYENPQPPPCPPGDPICQTPRENHGDDLQLGDSYEDILGSESLDVQGDTKNGIDDEEDKGWNKDKDEENTGGRQESQKEEVEVILDCVFSTIPLVGGKWLTKIFRERVSDATLIEATNSFIDGGELLINLINLKPRAVPVKFFKSLSSCFDFEEDYNPYEREERERPTQSTGDPKMDEGPKVKMASSTLSHQRKRRSTKGGYGKDTLYGFALLGLLIVGSMIAYLIYLLTM from the exons ATGGAAGGTGTGCCGGTCAGGTGGCATGGAAGAATGGTGATCTATG GATCGCTTGTGCTCCTTCTGAAGATCCTTCCGGCGACAACGGGACTCTCAGACGCCCCTTCCTATCCCTACGAgaatcctcagcctcctccttgtCCCCCGGGCGATCCGATCTGCCAAACGCCCAGAGAGAATCACGGCGATGATCTGCAGCTGGGAGATTCTTATGAAGATATTTTGGGGAGTGAGAGTCTCGATGTTCAAGGAGATACGAAAAATGGAATTGATGACGAAGAAGATAAAGGTTGGAATAAGGACAAGGATGAAGAAAATACGGGCGGGAGGCAAGAATCACAAAAGGAGGAGGTCGAGGTGATTCTAGACTGTGTGTTCTCGACCATACCACTCGTAGGAGGCAAGTGGTTGACGaagatattcagagagagagtgtCCGATGCAACGCTGATCGAGGCAACAAATAGCTTCATCGACGGTGGGGAACTTCTTATCAATTTGATCAATCTCAAACCACGTGCGGTACCCGTAAAGTTTTTCAAATCGCTCAGTTCCTGTTTCGACTTCGAGGAAGATTATAACCCatacgaaagagaggaaagagaaagacctaCTCAAAGCACAGGAGATCCTAAGATGGACGAGGGACCGAAGGTGAAAATGGCATCGTCTACCCTCTCgcatcaaagaaaacggaggtcGACCAAGGGCGGTTATGGCAAGGACACTCTGTATGGATTTGCTCTGCTTGGGCTGCTTATTGTTGGTTCCATGATAGcatatcttatttatcttttaacgatgtaa